A region of Litorilinea aerophila DNA encodes the following proteins:
- a CDS encoding type II toxin-antitoxin system Phd/YefM family antitoxin: MEKKISAYEARRQLGNLINEVQYGGDTYIIERHGQPAAVLVSVDDYAAWREWQAWRTAQADAQALQQQILERRGGEVVPSATEILQEVRSACIGTSPPICRGSIF; encoded by the coding sequence ATGGAAAAGAAAATCAGTGCATACGAAGCTCGACGCCAGCTGGGCAACCTGATCAACGAGGTCCAATATGGCGGCGACACGTACATCATCGAGCGGCATGGACAGCCCGCGGCCGTACTGGTCTCCGTAGATGACTATGCGGCCTGGCGCGAATGGCAAGCCTGGCGTACTGCACAGGCCGATGCCCAGGCCCTCCAACAGCAAATCCTGGAGCGGCGGGGCGGCGAAGTCGTCCCTTCTGCTACGGAAATCCTGCAGGAGGTGCGCAGCGCTTGCATCGGAACGTCGCCGCCGATTTGCCGTGGCTCCATCTTTTAA
- a CDS encoding mandelate racemase/muconate lactonizing enzyme family protein codes for MKISRIQLFPIATPRETGIANQHVIVRLEAGDSHVGWGEMSDLSHVPMYQFDIPELERMLNELLRGRDARNIAQIEDDLIRFFPDEGHMYSRSGLVRQGIDLALHDLNARALGVPVYQLLGGKLRDRMRVCYPIFRMRSVEEVEPNLQRVEEKLTQGFDLIRVYVGANLEADELFLKKFTERFHGRVEIKSLDFSNLLDWRRVAMALERFDDLCDYMLVESGAPRNDIEGLAQLRRRSRRPLSEHVLHIHHGWQLLSAGAVDILNVSPYLLGGLRASLRLIALAEAARASVLIGTTQELSLGTAAVAHLAAAARVLDYPGDNTGPQLYTADVVKAPVQYVNSHLLVPEGPGLGVEVDEDRLQAMTAGAQWTFGTDLAGVLDRTPKERPSARRGDSLQG; via the coding sequence ATGAAAATTTCCCGCATCCAACTCTTTCCCATCGCCACCCCCCGAGAGACGGGGATCGCCAACCAGCACGTTATCGTCCGGCTAGAGGCCGGCGACAGCCACGTGGGTTGGGGCGAGATGAGCGACCTCTCCCACGTGCCCATGTACCAGTTCGACATTCCCGAGCTGGAGCGCATGCTCAATGAGCTGCTACGGGGCCGGGATGCACGCAATATCGCCCAGATCGAGGACGACCTGATCCGCTTTTTCCCCGACGAAGGACACATGTACAGCCGCTCCGGCCTGGTCCGCCAGGGGATCGACCTGGCCCTCCACGACCTCAACGCGCGCGCCCTGGGCGTGCCGGTCTATCAGTTGTTGGGAGGTAAGCTGCGGGATCGCATGCGGGTCTGCTATCCCATTTTCCGCATGCGCTCGGTGGAGGAGGTGGAGCCCAACCTGCAGCGGGTGGAGGAGAAGCTAACCCAGGGCTTCGACCTGATCCGGGTCTACGTGGGCGCCAATTTGGAGGCGGATGAACTTTTCTTGAAGAAGTTCACCGAACGCTTCCACGGCCGGGTTGAGATCAAGTCGCTGGATTTTTCCAACCTGCTGGACTGGCGACGGGTGGCCATGGCCCTGGAGCGCTTTGACGACCTGTGCGATTACATGCTGGTGGAGAGCGGCGCACCCCGCAACGACATCGAAGGCCTGGCCCAACTGCGCCGGCGCAGCCGACGGCCCCTCTCCGAGCATGTGTTACACATCCACCACGGCTGGCAGTTGCTCTCCGCTGGTGCGGTGGATATCCTCAACGTGTCGCCCTACCTGTTGGGTGGACTGCGAGCCAGCCTCCGCCTCATTGCCCTGGCCGAAGCCGCCCGGGCCAGCGTCCTCATCGGTACCACCCAGGAGCTCAGCCTGGGCACGGCCGCGGTGGCCCATCTGGCTGCGGCGGCTCGGGTGCTGGATTACCCCGGCGACAACACCGGTCCTCAGCTCTACACCGCGGATGTGGTCAAGGCACCGGTCCAGTACGTCAACAGCCACCTGTTGGTCCCCGAAGGCCCGGGGCTGGGGGTGGAGGTGGATGAGGACAGGCTGCAGGCCATGACCGCCGGCGCCCAGTGGACCTTCGGCACGGACCTGGCCGGCGTGCTAGACCGCACGCCCAAGGAGCGGCCCTCGGCCCGGCGGGGGGACAGCCTCCAGGGATAG
- the dgoD gene encoding galactonate dehydratase, producing MKITQIETFLVNLGHRNIPYVKVHTDEGIYGVGEAYSCGPDKATVEVIRDFAEWLVGRDPRDIEGLWQLMYAGSRFPGGMVLNAAISGIEHALWDIAGKAAGLPVYRLVGGKCREKVRVYQSPRGDTPEELADNAVALIEKYGYTAIKMGPLPPGWQAMPWNRVLRETEKRVAAVREAVGDDIDIGLDPHARIFEPGRALQLCQVVAPYRPFFVEEPLRPENYDALTKLSQHTDVPLATGEMLYTRHEFRDLLKLQAVEIIQPDICVTGGLWEMKKIAAMAEAHYVSVAPHNPCGPVATAVNVHFAASTQNFLILEYHADDEGPRREIVDEPMKLVDGYLELPEKPGLGIDLNVEALGKYPFRSWHRPFSWREDGSLAYQ from the coding sequence ATGAAAATCACCCAGATCGAAACATTCCTGGTCAACCTGGGTCATCGCAATATCCCCTACGTCAAGGTCCATACCGATGAAGGAATTTACGGCGTAGGGGAGGCCTACTCCTGTGGTCCGGATAAAGCCACGGTGGAGGTCATTCGGGATTTCGCGGAATGGCTGGTGGGCCGTGACCCCCGGGACATTGAGGGGTTGTGGCAACTGATGTACGCGGGTTCCCGCTTCCCCGGCGGCATGGTGCTCAACGCGGCCATCAGCGGCATCGAACATGCCCTGTGGGACATTGCCGGCAAGGCAGCCGGGCTGCCCGTCTATCGGCTGGTGGGCGGCAAGTGCCGGGAGAAGGTGCGGGTCTACCAGTCGCCCCGGGGCGACACGCCGGAAGAGCTGGCAGACAATGCGGTGGCGCTGATCGAAAAGTATGGCTACACTGCCATCAAGATGGGGCCCCTGCCGCCGGGCTGGCAGGCCATGCCCTGGAATCGGGTCCTGCGGGAGACGGAGAAGCGGGTGGCCGCGGTGCGGGAGGCCGTGGGCGACGACATCGACATCGGGCTGGATCCCCACGCGCGCATCTTCGAACCGGGGCGGGCGCTCCAGCTCTGTCAGGTGGTGGCGCCCTATCGCCCCTTCTTCGTCGAAGAGCCCCTACGGCCGGAGAACTACGACGCGCTGACCAAACTGAGCCAGCACACCGACGTCCCCCTGGCCACCGGTGAGATGCTCTACACCCGCCACGAATTCCGGGACCTGCTCAAGCTCCAGGCGGTGGAGATCATCCAGCCCGACATCTGCGTGACCGGTGGCCTGTGGGAGATGAAAAAGATCGCGGCCATGGCCGAGGCCCACTACGTGAGTGTAGCGCCCCACAACCCCTGTGGCCCGGTGGCCACCGCGGTCAACGTCCACTTCGCCGCCAGCACCCAGAACTTCCTCATCCTGGAATACCACGCAGACGACGAGGGCCCCCGCCGGGAGATCGTGGATGAGCCCATGAAACTGGTGGATGGCTATCTGGAGCTGCCGGAGAAGCCGGGCCTGGGGATCGACCTGAACGTGGAGGCGCTGGGGAAGTACCCCTTCCGCAGCTGGCACCGTCCCTTCAGCTGGCGAGAGGATGGATCCCTGGCCTATCAGTAA